The genomic stretch AGAGCTTTGTGCCGCtcatccagaaccaaacggttggaaaaaaaacatgggtacgcgcgatcgaataccacccgacccagcaaactccaggcaaaagatgcactgttccattcaccGGCGGAGTTTTTcgaaactcatctctccagccatatcaaagcaaactgaccttcggcagatcttcatcttcgcttgcgagaaacccgaggactgcCACCAAAAACAATGCAAGACGAGCAGTTCCCACGCCATCAGTCCCTCCCGCCGGATCATTCTATCCGCAAGTGGCTTCACAAGCTTGCAGTTTATTAATCACTGGAGTCTGTCCAGATCGCATCCTATGTACTCCATAGTTTTGAGTCTTGTTGACGcgtatatttaaaaaaaaatgagaCGCGTATGATTATGATTGCACTCCAGCTAGATTTGGATCTCGATTAATAGAGTAGTAGTATTATTCTAGGACCTAGTGGAGCTTATTATTTGCTATTAACATTTGGATAATCCTACGTAATGTGTTTGGACTTTGGAGCTTCCCTCTGCCAGTGGTCCCGATAACACCAtttgaaaactggaaccccaCCGTCAGTGTCTCAGCGGTGGAACGCACCGTCCACAACAAATTGCAGCACCGGCTCCATTAATCTCCTGCGATGATCTCTTCGGCAAAGCACATTCCGTTCCCCCTCCGCATTTCATCGCCACCGCCCCCTTGACCTCCGACCCCGCCGCTCAGCCCGCATGGACCCCGCCGaccagtcgccggaggaggtgtacTCCGTGTGGGCCCTCCCGCCGGAGCACGTCCGCGAGCGCCTCCGGGGCCTAATGGCCGGCCTCCGCGCCGCGCACGGCGGCCCGCCCTTCGAGCCGCACGCCACCGTCGTCGGCGCCGTCACCCTGCGCCGTTCCGCGGCCATGGAGGCGCTCCGCGCCGCCGCGGCAGCCGGCGTCGGCCCCTACACTGCCCGCGTCACCGGCGTCGCCCGCGGCGACTTCTTCTACCAGTGCGTCTACCTCCTCCTCGAACCCACCCCCGAGGTTAGCACATACTACTAGCTCTCCCTCTCTTCCTAGCAGTTTCCCGCTTCCGCAAGTGCGAATCGATCGAGAGGTCGATTGGTTCCGAGGTGTGATTTGCTCCGCGTTTCGAACTTCTGTTTGTGATTGGAAGCCCAGAGAAATGTGTGTACAGTATGTCTTCAGTTATTTTGCCCTGCTCACATCGCATTATCTGAATTTTGCAGGTGATCCACACAAGCGACCACTTCTGCGCCCACTTCGGGTACCAGAGACCATCCCGTAAGTGTAGCACCCTGTATTTTGTTTCTGAAATACTATAACAAAGTTGGTGACAACTGACTCATGGTTTTACACAATTGCAGCATACATGCCACATGTCAGCCTCCTGTATGGGGATCTAACAGACGAGGAGAAGGAAGCAGCGAGGAAGAAGGTAGAGGAAATGGACACTGAATTATCTGGACTACAGTTTGAGATCTCCGAGCTCGCGCTTTATAGAACCGATACCGAGGATAAAAGCTTGGAATCCTGGGAGTTGGTGGAGGTGTGCAACCTTGCGAAGAAGTGATCAGTTTCCTGCCGATGATCCTTCTCCTGTAAGTTTGTGACTGCTCCTGCGGTGTTGTAACATTAAGTTTAAGTTTTAAGTGCTTGATCTGCATCTCCACTAGCCCTTTTGCTTTGAATAAGGAGTAATAATGTAAACACTGGATCTATCTTGGCCTTACCTTGCCACTTGTGGGCCTTAATACAAAGTTTGCTGATAATTATTTTCATCTACAATATCTTGAGTTTTCGTCAAAAATAATTTTTAAGATTTGGATTCTGTTAATTTTAGTCAATAAAACTTATCGAAATGCAAAGCAGACGCTTAGAACTAGAAATGAGTTTATCTTAACTAATAATATTGTAAAAGCCTTAGTTTATATATATTCGGTATTCCCCCGAGAATACTTTACATGATCAGATGATTAACTGATAACTGAGATATATCCCATCAAGCTCATCATAACTGAATGTGCATATGATGCTGCACATATAGATGATACAGGGCATATAGTGCACGTTATTTGTGATACAGCACTACCATACGGGATACAATTGCCTGTACTCTGTAGTACCCAGCCTCTACTCCCCTTCAGAACTGTCTGGCCTAAACCTTCTTCCTCCTGATCCACCTTCCCTTTGACAGTTGAAATATGAGGCAGCCACAATGTTGAGGTGGTACTGGCGTGCAAAGTTCCTGCAACTGAAGTTCAGTCGCATGCCTGGTGTAAAAACTGTCCCCCTACCTAGTTGCTGGAGCAGCACAAATACCATCCTGTGTATACCTGATCTTGGTTCTGGTCTTTCATAAACCACGAGCTCTTGGCCTGCAATAGCACCCTCGGTTTAATTAGTCAAGAATTTAAAGAGGGAACAAACATTTACTCAGCTATCTGCAACTTAGTTTGCTCTCTTCAATTTTAGGCAAATAGGAGTCTTGTCATATCATCTTCATGTACATGCACAATCTTTGTTCTGTTGTATATGTTAGTTGCAAGCAAAACAATATGGCAAAACTCTTTAAATCCAACATATGATCGAACAATAATTCGATTCCATAAATTTTGTTTTTGTACATGTGAAAAATATGTTAAGTACAAATAATAACTAGGAAAATGTTACTTATTTTAAGAGTCCTTGTTTCTTTACGCTGTACAATGGCCTTGTCTTAAAGTTGGCCATTCATTTACAAAACAGATGCATGTCATTTTACGTTGTTCATAGTTATTCTTTGTTTAGGTTTAACATATCCCAGGGTTAACTATGAGCTAAACTGAAATTAACGTGTATTGAGTCTGTTAATTCTATGTTGTCAACAAGTTAGTAAATGAGATTACCTAGGAGGAACTAGGTAATTTTTCTTTGATAGAGAATTAGGCACCCAAATTCGAGCTGAAGTCAACAGGTTTGACTGAGAGAACTTAACATGGCTTAATTTCCGCATCCACAAAATTCAGTTTAATAATAAATCACATGGAACAAATTGGTGTGCTTGATATCATACCAAAGTTGACACCAGTTGTTCCAGGGATGTCTGTGACCATCCTGCACAGTAGTAGAGGCATATCATAATGAGAGCAAAAATAAATAGAAAGCATATATCAAAAGTGTCTGGGCAGAACACAAATGGGTGGAGATATTGGGGAGAAAAAGaacatgttgcatttgatttaccAGTGCAAGTACTCCCTTAGTGACGGATGACTTGGGCTTGGGGCGTCTGGATCCACTAGTATCTTCAAAGGAAAAGATAACCTCAAACAAGTTAACATATGATTTGTTTCAGTTTGCTAGGAATAAAATAATCACCTATGATTCTGCTACTATGGAATTTCTTCACGATTATGCTAGTGAACCATGTAAAACAGTTCAATCGCTGAAGGATTAGCGTGTACTGTCCACTACTACAACTAAAAGCTTACCAGAGTGTAGAGAACTCTCATGTCATTGCCGCCGATATCAACTCGCGGCTTGCTTACAACTGCAGATGGCCTTAGCTCAGCACCTGCGAGAACTAGCCTATTGTTGTAGGCTATTCTGAGTGGAACAGTTGACGTAAATGGATCCAACACATCCTGTATAACATGGGCCACTACCAAGGGATCCGCTGCCGACATATACTGGAGGAGGACTACCAGTTAGCAGCCTTATCTGTTATTTTGTTAACCTAGCTCTCTACGGACCTGAAGAAACTGTGGCGATGCGTGAACTACTTGTATTGCGCGATGAGGGTTGTCTTATTCACCTTTCAAAAGTTTTGATACTAGCACCATGTCATGCGTCACTGGTATACACGTGATGTCCTTGATATTTGTCGATTACATCCTGAACTTTATGGAATAGTGAAGCTGTAGATATTTCAATGTGCATGCTTTTCCCATCCGATTATTTGCGTTGTTGGGGTGTACCGGAACAAGCCATGGGAAGTTGTTAGCTCAATCAGCTGCTCCTTTGGTCACAACCTCTTCAGAAAAAAATGGTACTTATTTCTGAACCAAACGATATGGTGGTGCTTAACATGTAGGTGTGCTTAATGTGCCTGGGTTCCTCAATGGCTCAATCCAACTGCATGTTTATAGGGGTATGAAGTATTTTATCTTGTACATTTTGAGATATCTGCTGATATTGTTTAATTGTTGGCATGCCACGTACTTGCACAGCATTAACAAATATTTTTTCTGGAAACTCATGTTTCTTATAGCTTAGGGTCATTATTTCATTCAAATTCAGGGATTATAGGAATGTAATAGTGGAAATAGAAAACATATAGTTGCAACCCACAGTTGCACTCTGGCGAGGAGCCTGACCACATTAGCATTGTTTACAAGGTGAATTGTTTCTACTGGAACCTGCCAAGTTGCAGCGATACTCTATGTTAGAACATGGTCATCATTCTTCTGTTCTCGCTGAAAACATGAGCTGCAGGCATCTTCTTGAAGCCATTGCTATGCTCTGTGCAAACTTTAACAAAGATCTAAGGTAGTATATCCATACTATCTTTTTCGTCTTAGGACTTTGTTACCTCTATTATTTAACATATAATAGAACATATTACAACATTGATTTCTCTTTTGTTGGCTTGATTCTTAACCTTGCCTTAGAAATAGTAATGCAACACAGCAGACCATCGTgtgctttagtttttttttttttttggccagTTTTTTGTAATACCGTTCAGTTTTTATTTGATAGGCTATCCTATCTGTACATGAGGATACAAGCTTGGGCTAGCTGATTGGGCCAACCCAACAACCCATCTAATTGTTTGCTATGTGCACAAAGTTAACTGTCTGTTTAGTGGAAGTAATAACCATTAATTTGATAAAGCGGGCCGTGTGTTGGTCCACACTTGCATCCCTATCCATACAGGACTTGAGCTCAGTGTCTAAACTACCTAGGGATATTATTGATATGGCATATGGAAAGTTGTAATGAAAGTTGTTCTTCACTTCATGATAAGGATTCTAGTTACTACTCTGAGATAGCAAACTGGAATCCAATTGTACCTTCTTCACATGGGGGTAAAAGATGAATATATACCATAGAACACCTAGAGATGCGACACAAAAGAAATATCAGGTACACTAAGTGATCTTATTAAGTGACATCTCTAGTACTTAATCTTTCACCGCGATCATCCCTACACTAAATGAAGGCTATATTTTCTCTCTTGATTCTCTATCTTCCATGTTAGAAGAATATCTAGAAGGCAAGCTGGCTGACATAAGACCATTGTACTTTGTACACGCCCTTGTGGCTTGTACTGGATGTGT from Lolium rigidum isolate FL_2022 chromosome 4, APGP_CSIRO_Lrig_0.1, whole genome shotgun sequence encodes the following:
- the LOC124649022 gene encoding protein RICE FLOWERING LOCUS T 1-like encodes the protein MSAADPLVVAHVIQDVLDPFTSTVPLRIAYNNRLVLAGAELRPSAVVSKPRVDIGGNDMRVLYTLILVDPDAPSPSHPSLREYLHWMVTDIPGTTGVNFGQELVVYERPEPRSGIHRMVFVLLQQLGRGTVFTPGMRLNFSCRNFARQYHLNIVAASYFNCQREGGSGGRRFRPDSSEGE
- the LOC124649021 gene encoding cyclic phosphodiesterase-like, giving the protein MDPADQSPEEVYSVWALPPEHVRERLRGLMAGLRAAHGGPPFEPHATVVGAVTLRRSAAMEALRAAAAAGVGPYTARVTGVARGDFFYQCVYLLLEPTPEVIHTSDHFCAHFGYQRPSPYMPHVSLLYGDLTDEEKEAARKKVEEMDTELSGLQFEISELALYRTDTEDKSLESWELVEVCNLAKK